taaaagtttaaggtgttaaaatttgacgttaactatTACGCATAACTTTGCCGTTATTCCTCCTGCGTTAATTTCCCGGtaatagtttttcttttcaggACGAATGTTAGCCTTACACCACACACCTCTTCACACTACTACTTCTTGGAGTCTTTCTTAAGAAGTTAAGTAATAGTGTagtgtatatttttagttaaattatttttctttgtctgtAATTGTGTGaaacagtaacaaataaagtgtttatatatctatccaacaaataaatcaataaactactattttattctgttcatttacttaaaattatagcTATCATTTAACTGTAagagttatttattacatttaagtgATAGCTATAATCTTTTAGGTAATATATTGTTCCATCTAATAAGTCACTTGTCAAGTAAGTAAGATAAAATAGAACATGGCTCCAAATAAGTTTCATATCACACACACGTCATATTACAAAAACGTTTCTAAATTATGTAACATGTGCCCGACGGAATGATATTGGAATACTCGAAAGTTCCCAAAATGAAAGTATAACTTTGTCCAACTTTCCTTCCCTTTGATGTAAGTCACgtagaatataaaatgttctCGTAGTCAGTTAATTCTTTTGatgcatatttaaatttagcaaATAAAACACGGTCACTTCAATCCGTATTCAGTCGGAGTGGTTgactttataattaattaatgtggGACTTTGTGGTGCGGATGGCGGAGGAGTGCGCGGGTGGCGGAGGTGCGGGGGCGGACGAGGACTGCGCCCCGAACATCGTGTCGTGGGAGGGCTCCACCGACATCCAAAGTGGAGACATTCTCATCGTGCGCGTCGCTGATTCCTTACTTCTTGACACATCCATCCAACTCGATATAAATAACTCTTCGGAATCGAACTCTTCGCGCGACGGTAAAAGGTAAGTTTTGCCTTTGtctgttataattatatgtatcttTTCTGAGACAGAAGTTCTGTCTCAGAAAAGATACTTATAATTTCATCATCACAAAAGAATCATAGGAGTTTTGTCACAGAACTAACAGTtaactatgtatttatgtagCAATATGATTTTTGTTATTCAGATGATTAATTAGGTTCTCGTTAGACATATAAACAACAGTTCCAAAAAAGACAGCTCTGTTTTCATATTCATTTGCAGGGTTCACCACTTGGTGCAGCCTGCGGTGTACCAGGTGACACGGCAAGGACACGAGCACTGCGATGTGTCGGACGGCATGCTGCTCGATATTACGCCCTTGGACGAACATGGCGCCAAACTGTTCACCTTGTACGATAAGGATCTTACTGAAGGCGTCAATTTGTTAATAGGTGACTAGTAATCTGTGCTAGTAACATACTAAAGAAGATTCTTCAAAGAGGCATCAGATGAAAACTTTGTCCGTTTGTCTATCCTATTTTTCTATACAATATATACTCCACGATTATATGATAAGAAAAATTGAAGTATCACTCTGTCTAAAATTCACTTAAATCTATCAGCTTATTATTAAATCAGAAATCATAAGGAAAAAGTTCCTTATATAAAGTATACAGTCATAACAATCCAGTCAAGCCCTTGGGAGTATCAGTAGTCAAGTCACGTCAGGCGCGGACTACAGCtacagtaattaattaatgaagaGAGGACtgaaagatatttttcatataaccGCTTAGTGTTtgttctatttaaatatcgCGTGGAACGTGGCAGTATGGAGACTCGGGAGGAGGAAATGTGAGAGATATGCGGGTCGGAACTGCCGGGGAAATATGGAGGGAAAACTACGGCAGTTTTTATTCTGGCCGAACAATACATATGCGATGAATCCTCTCTCGTATGAATATGCTCTTTATGCCACTCACTACCGGTAGCGTGCAAGCGTTGGTTCGGAGTTTTACGACTTTTGTTGGAAAATTGGTGCATTAAACTTGAATGttacaatatgaaaaattatcaTCTACGGGTTGAAATACGCCCACGGCTCGGATATGTTGCAATGCTGTTTACTGAGTGGGTTTTGTATTATAACTGATTTTGTTTCTTACgagaaatataacattttaatagtaCCGATTTAagttaatacttaataatagtTACTTCTTTGTCTGAAATCACATCATGAGTCTCTCTCATTATaacatttcaacaatttttctttaaagcTTAACTAAACACTTAACACTATGTGAACTAAAACTTCTTACATCCatatgtttacatattttgtatttgcaGTGGTATCAGAGAACTGGGGGTCTAAATGCGTTCGCCTCAAAGTAACAGTGAAATCGGATAACTGCGGCGATTACCAAGATTGCTCCGGCAAAGGAGTTTGTTACACGAATGTTTCAATGGTAAGGTCCATAAATTATGTGAGTTGTTGGTGTTATATCATTAGTCGCAATAGAAAGCCGCCGACAGCATTATTTATGTGTTGTAGGAAGGTTACGAGTGTCAATGCTGCCCGGGCTCCATGGGCCCGCACTGCGAGGAGCGTGACCCTTGCTATCCGTCACCCTGTCTGAATAATGGCACATGCGTCGAGCTCCCGCGGCCAGTCAACGGAGACAACTACCGCTGCCTTTGTCCATATGGTATTTATGTTGCTgccacatatttatttgaaaataataagcaatgttttatttactgctTTTTCGAAAGAAAGCCTCttcatatattaatttctgaattattatttttaaccaacTTCGTTCGGAGGAGGTTATCAATTCATcgcgatattttatttattttattaatttctttttcaactGAGCGTTTTTCAACTGAGGGTTTCTATTTCCGCCCGCTAAGCGTTGGAACCCAGTATCCGCAttactacttatttttctttacttcaTACTATCTCGGCattcttagttgtcagacttCTTATATGTGACTGTcatattaatgtatattattgtattgttcaAATAAACTGAATACAGGTAATGTAGGCAAGAATTGCGAGAAGGACCCTTGTTCTTTGGCGCCTTGCATGAACGGGGGTTCTTGTATGAGCATCTCAATCAACGGCACAAGCTCGTTCCACTGCGCCTGCGGACAAGGCTGGGCGGGCGCTCGTTGCGAGCTATCCATAGCTGCCGGCGCCTGCGCATCCAATCCCTGTGAAAAGGGCATCTGCATTGAACAGCAAGATGAAGAAATCGAGGGAAAAGAGTACCGTTGCTTCTGTGAACCAGGTATGTATGTTCCTTACGAGTACAACCTTCATGTAATGTTTTAGTATGGAAAACTATCAGATATTAATTACAGCCGATAACTACTGAAGCAAGTTCCTagcttttgattttatatggATTTTTTGTTAGTGGAAATGTGACAAGATTTTCTCAGAGCAATCGTTGTTCGTCATCGCGCTTGGCGTAAAACGTATTTATAACGTAAATGTATCTATATCgcatattaaacaaaatatcccTTAGTTGTcgaagtttattaaattttccgaggcagttatttaaataattcattctGAAATAGGTTTTAATGTTGACCGATTATTTTGTCAATTCATATGTATAGCATTCAAGCTATTACATTCTAAGTCGCTGATAGATAAGTGGTCGATAAAACTTAGACTGTGATGGATTTATATCCCTACAGTTGGATCAAGtcatttaaatagtatttgGAATGGAACTTTGTAGAAGTGATTACGGCGTATTTCTCTGTCAAAAGTAACAATTCTATCGTCGTTAGAAGTAGTTTTGAACTCAATTTAATAATGCTTAATCTTGTTTGCGATAGTTGGCCGAGCGAAATGCCCCGGTGATTTATTTGAAGCGTAGTTGGACGGTTGCCCGCGTCCACCGCAACCGCTCCCAGCCTTAGGGTTCTACCCTCATACAAGCGATgcttttaactttattaaacGAGGAATGCTTTATTATTTAGCACGAAACCTACTTACGACTTGGAAGGAAGGATTTGAAAATGGTAGGCTATCGAAGCAACTttgacatatttataaatattctttggtgattatttgttttaaagatattcAATTAGTTACATGactattgaatttatattcggcattgtattatttactaaatgatatttatcagCCGATAGAAAATTGAGGAAAAACATCGAAGGGAATCGAATAGTTATATAACCAGAAGTACGTAAAATATTATCGACTTCAATTAacttatttaacatttaacttATGTAATGTACCGCAAGACTTTTCTCAGTATTTTATATGATTCAGTTCAGTTTCATTCAGAATTTCAGGTATAAAACAAGAGGTAACTCTTGTTTTATACCTGAAATTCTTAAACTTCAGTTTTCTCAATCAAAATGCTTATGATTTGAAATTCATATCGAACATACAGTTTTACGAATATTaggaaaaaacattattttcatagtcTCTACAAGGTTAATGCAGTAACAGCATCCTTGGGTTAAAGCCAACATCAAATTGTTCAACAGatcataaaatagataaaacacgtgatatttcttttgttttactgATTCGTAGCAAAAACTAATTTCTAAGTATAAAACTACTAACGACCGTTTACAATtgattagaattttattttttattgctaacaaATATGGAAAACGAAAAAGTTTTACAACGGCTACATTTTTATGAGATCTTTTTCTGTTACTGCATTAACTTTTTACTTAGACTCCCTCCATTCGCCCGTCGATTcccatcttcgcgtgttccctGTTTTATTCGAAGTGTGTGACGCAATGAAACCCACGATActggaaattttatttaatctgtttGTTCCTgcggtcagcgtaaaaaatataaaaccttaaaattttggaaatttcaaCCATCCACCTGCCTAATGTCAACCCactttgggaatactattgttgcttatcagTTGCCAAGGCAGAGTCCCTTAGTCATCCCGTACGTATActcaataagtaaataaacgtACCTATTCTATTGCTACTTAGTTTTACAAGATTCAACACACAAGATTATATACGTGTAGTCCATATATAAACGTATTTTCATCTTctacaaagtaaaataaagaaaaatcgtGGCAGGAATTAATCAAGTCTTGTTTTCCCGAAGCGGGAAAATTCGGGCCTGATGCGAGCAAACAGTCCCTTGAGGCTATTGTTTTTCGTCAAAAGGAATTTGATACTTGTTGTCTTTGTTTGGAGGTAAAAGTATATTTCTCGGCCGTTAATTATGTATCATGTTTGTTCATAGTAGTGATAGTCCATTAAAGTTAAATGGGGATCGTTTTCTCACGAGTTTTGATTCATGatctttatgtttatatataactagttgCGCCCTAGGACTTCGCTCccggtgggaatttcgggataaaaaatagtccatgtgttattttaggttatattctactagtataccaaatttcataacaatccgtccagtagattttacgtgaaagaacaaacatacacacatatatcgtcacaaactttcaggattatgtacattatcattgtatatatagtatatcgcgttaataatgaaaattacacAAGAGAAGACCTTCAGGTCTACTTAAGAATACCTTGAATTAAAACCAAGCTAAAAGACCTAAAAGCAATGGATTTCTTAtcaattattcattaattttaaatcgagCGTTTGTAGATTTGCTATCGACACGTAAAGAAGAATGAAAATTTTCCGTATACGACCAGCAGTGGGACGATATTaggttaataaaaagtatgacACTGGCGTCAAAGAAATagttaaacatataaaaaatgatatttttttcataacaatccgtctcGTAACAATACTTTAGAATAAATCAGGAGAGAAATGCGTACGAAATCAAGGGCGgaaagaaaatttgaataaaaatataattaatttgttaggTGGTCACGCAgccaataatatttatattataaagaaaaaaataataaagaaaaagaaatgctGGGGTCTTGTCATATTCTATTCAACCAGGAAAAATCAGCAAGACAGACAAGAAGGGCTCGTGGTGTTCCATACTCTTAATACCCTGTTTTCCATACTTAGATTACAGAGTGGTGGAAAAATTTGAATGGACCATAACCACAGACGCCCAATATGTTGTCCATACTATTACTATAccataaagagaaaagatttgtatttttctttgtacttaataaattcCAAAACGATTGGCCCGTTTCTGATGAAATATAGAAACTTTTATATGGTTGTACTTTCGCTCGGTATTTCAACATAAGCGTATGTTGAATAATCtattgtgaaatttaaaatctcagttgtttatcaataataggtattcatttttttttaatattccaattctttctttctgagtggtgtcagattttattcaaatcgcctaaatgcacctgacatgactttaaTGAATTGAAAAGTAGTATTTGACACGATTGAAAGTAATCAATTCCAACTCGGATGAATATAGCCAGATTAGCCGGTGATATAGCCGTGTAGTCGTCGTCAAATAAATCAGGAATTGAATACATCGAATTTTGTCTTATAAtctactattttaatatttaactatctaaaactttaatgttgttaaaaaacaaaattgtaattgtttaGGATATACTGGGGAAAGATGCGAGTTGGAATATAATGAGTGCGAGTCGTCTCCGTGCGAGCACGGGGGCACCTGCAGCGACCGCGTGGCCGGCTTCGAGTGCGCCTGCACACGCGGCTACACTGGAAACACGTGCCAGCTCAAGGTCTGTCTCTAAGTTAAATATCAGTACATCATCGATCTTaatcatctgagcattttcccagGTTCTTCACGCATCTTTTCTTGATGTCAAGCACTTGACTACTTGAGAGACACAAAAGagatttaagaaaattgagAATAACATGGCCGACTCTACATCACAACCCTTCCTAACCACGGCAAGGTTCTGTGTCTCCAACGCGCACGGAACTGTACGTCACAACCctgatatattaatttatcttaagCTGTCTCATCACACAAATAGTCATAATTAAGAATAACATCAAAAAGTAACTGCACAGCCTTATTTCATGTAGGTTGGTGTAATCACAGAGAAGCCTGAACAAAGTAACACCCGTGTTCTCTAATTGGCCACACATCCACTTCAATTATAAataccataaaataataataatatactcactcacattaatcacaaaatCACTTATAATCATAAAGGAATACGACCGCATCGTTCAGGGTCAGAGCTAAGACTGAATCATTATTTGTTAGCTTCATAGCCAACGCACAGGTGGGGTGACAACATGTGACAATTATGAGTCACTTTGCCAATAAGTACCATTTTGCAATACGAGCTGTTTTACctatagtaatattaataggtattataatacGCTAGCTAAAagtcaattaatttaacactccgtcataaataattaagaatttccattatagtaaaaaatgaCCTGACGAAGTacaatatgtgtatttttattttattataatttacttaatagCATTCTATGACTGTCAATAAATTAGAGCATCTGTTGAATCATTTCTTAAAAGGGGGTTTGGCAGCAAAGCTACGAGTATATTGTATCCGCAAAAAAGGGCGATGTAATGCCCTGTAAACACTTGGTCTGTATTACTACGGTAACTGTGAttcaatgaaatgtttatgtttttgaaacaTAGTACCAACAGATTTGATGGTCCTTAGCTCATGGATATCTAGTTATATGACCTTACATGTTTTGCCATGCCACggcatgtaaatattaatgttcaacataattaaacagaaagttcataaaatgaatttgttattCTTTACATTCATAGcatgtttacaaaaacaacaggtttttctaattgtttttgactaaaattataaacaaatttaaattatatacgaatataaatatgtcAGTTTAATTGACTTGGGgcttacatacctatttacttacttgagtttatttgtttttagttgTTTGAAAAGCTTTTTTAGCGAGCAGCTAGTTTCATTGTTAAGCATTGTTATGAATCGCTTATATTGTTTGTCTAACCTACAGCCAGACATAATATGGGAAAGGTTTGTTACTTATTACTATGCTTCACaacatgattttattatgaGATTCATTGAAATCTGTAAAGAGTTGAcgaatagaatttttaattggGCATGATTTGCACAAGCTTTACAACACACTTTCCTTGATAGCCATCCCTAATCTactaaagataattttattgagttgcggtaaaataaataccccAGTAGAtatcgtaaaataaattttagttccAATATACTCAGGTGTGGGTATAAGTATAAGTTTAGTGTATATAACTAGTTACATACAGATTGTATAGTCTTTATGGCAATATCCATTCAATTAAGATTCGCGTGCCATTAATCTACCCATGCTTGCTTTGACCTTCCGCGTTCCGAAACGCCAGTCAGTGATGGATGAAGCACGAAATCTGTCTGGATTTGCATTTCGCATGCGAGCGccactataaaaaaacatgcaCATAAAACATTACTTCGACATATATAAGTTGGAAATATCGAGGTTTGCTTTAGaaaatactttgtaaaattactaatatGGTTCACgctatgaaataataaaattgtgataaaaatgttgttaagGAAAATCATTCAGCAAAATGTATAGGATCACCTCAacaaatgtacaaaacatGCAGACCTTATCTACATAGAATGGAAAAGTAAGAGGCCCATATCccaatacaataaatagtattttcttttaccCAGTAGTGGGACACAACATTtgcaagttaataaaaatatcatggGCTGAACTTGCACTCGAAAGGTTAATTATTtgagtaaataagtaaattgaGTAACCCTGTGCAGTCTGTGATTATATATGGAGGTGAATGATAGAGTATGTGTTGGCAGGTTGACCTGTGCTCTCCGAACCCATGCTCCGAGCGGCAGTTCTGCGTGGACCGCGGCAACAACTACGACTGCCAGTGCCCTCACGGATACGTCGGAGAGGAGTGCCACATTCCCTCCAGATCGGTAACTATTAACACATTattactggaagtattatataatcagtgccgatattattatttggaaaGATAGAACCGagatgttaattaattacaatcaaatttttcatttattgttttacaaatgtATCATTCCACGTAAAGACCatgaccctcagtcatgaggaatacgactataaagagAAGATAAAATTACTCCCATTTCAGGCATGTGACACGTCCCCGTGCGCCCACGGCGGGACTTGCTGGAGCGACATGGACTCCTTCTACTGCTCCTGTCGTCCAGGGTACACAGGGAAATTGTGCGAAGGTATTATTCCGAAGTGTACaactttaatttcaaaattttattcaataagataaataaaaatttcaccctaatatacatataatctaCTTCTAGTACACACACACTAGTACACACGTGTAAAATTGGCTTCTAGAAACGATCAACCACTATTTGATACACCGCGGTCTCTTTATcgatatcaatttaaataaaatattgatataggTATGATGCTTTTTCTCACAAATCTTTTCCTTTGATTTCTCGTCAAAAAGTTGTGTAAAAACTTGCAGTAGTTACTTACGTTGAAAACTTTATAGACGTCCTTCCATAACTGTAACGTAGACCAAACCCACCTTACTTATCTGAAATTCGAAACGAATTTTTCATAATTGAGTCTCTTTAAGCAGAAATTAAGTTTGATAGCTATCTAAATTAGTGGTTATTAATTATGATTGATCATAATATTCTCATGGGTAAATCAAATTGAATGGCTGCCTTCATTACTACATCTAAAGTACTCCGTTCGCAAAATGTCTGCGATGTAATCAATCATATTAATGGATGAAATGTGGGACTTCTGTGGAGGAAATTGAAACGCTAGTCGTTTGCGTTGTTTAATATTTCGGGGAAATTGCAAATGGCGGTGGATGAAAACGATGGTCGGGATAATGGGCTTTTtctaacataattttattgacacaGACAAACCATTGTTCAACTAGTTTTCTAATTAAACAGATATTGAAAAAGAAGTAGTAGAGGGTAGTGATTTCCGGTTTCTTTCATACCTatctttcatatttatgtttttgtgaTAGCGCGATAATggcaatgaaaaatataattttttcagaCCTACATTGAAGATCCGTTATAATGATGTATATTTCAGAGGACTTTATCTTGGAGTCCGTGGTTGGCGGTGAGACAGGCATGGAGGAGCGCCGGGGCGGAGGATCCGTGCGCGAAATGCGGCTGCCTCTGGGCCTCTACCACGATCGCCTGCACAACGTGTACATAGCGGCCGGCACGCTCGGTGCCGCTATTGCGATCGTCGGTGTCGTGGTAAGTGCTAACTGCTAACATATTCTGCTAATTTATCGTCATCTTTTTAAAAGCAAAAACTCGTCATATAAttcgaattaaaattataaaaaaataagacgaCCGACATTCTCTATGTTTGCAGGTGACGGCATGCCACTGCAGAGTCAACAAGACCTACTCTCGGCTTTTGTCGCGGCTGTCCCGCGTGACCGAGGCCGGCCCTCCTCATCACTGGCTGCAAGACAAACGCGCTCCCCCCTCCACAGCACCCTTCCCACTCCCTTCTGCCACCCTCGATACCACTGACATGTACTATACTCTTGACTTCAGCGATAGTCAGAGTTCCCCGCTCATTCAATAGCAATCACTGTTGGACGGTTGCTCCGAAGGGGAACGgttcaaaatacaaatctaaTCTCGTGATCAGCTAAATGTCAAAGCTCAAATCTTTGGCTTTCAAATGGCGAAGAAAAGACAAACCATATCCTATCCAACAGGTCCTTTAATAACAACATGGAGAATGCGAGAAGTTAAAACCTTAGACGATACGATAGTGTCAAAATCATATGATATGTTAGTTGCtcgtaaaaatgtatttgtggTGGAAATTCTATGAGAAAGTAATagccataaaaaaaatcttttctttaATTGGTACTATTTTTGTCATGACTATTGATTTGCCCagggtggttctcagagcgctTCGACCGCTGGGCTgtggccgcgctgtcattacgatccgtcaattttatTGAGGAAGACATCATTTCCAAAaccaatcattcataaaatttacattaccacagtacagattaattagtttaaagtcagacagtaaaactaatttttatctttgttaaaatttgaaaaatatttatgacagcgcggccgcaacGCTCTGAGAAATACCTATATTGGTAGGTAGATATGTTGTATGATATGTTGTTTACTATAGTCAAAAGTAATCAATATATGGCGAAATTATCAACGTTGCCGAGTGCTCCAATTAGGTTGAATCGtactagtataataatatattaaaacgttttaaaatcaatatccTTTCATTATATTGGACACAAGCAACAGTGACTGAATAATAACCGTAATAAGTGTTTAAGTGCAGATGTTGGCGGCTGCTttgaattgttaaattttatagctAGATAGGTAATAAATGAGAACGAGCCAGTTTCGAGTTTGGTTTAGatgttaataatgtaaatcCTAGATCTTAACTATTAACGTCGTCGTAGATTCCtctaacattatttaattaaaccaaATATATTACCACTGTCTAATTAAACGTGACAGTTTTAGAAAACCCATAGagattaaaacaaagtatattcctttttattttacttatttatttattaaacttatacattttacattacttaaatgtaaaaattataaaacctaCGTTGAATACGTAggtagttaattttatacaattttaaatcaaatttattgggtttattttgtgttatcaCAAATGATCGTACCGTACTTATTAGACAATTTCCTTACAGACGATATCGGCTGcagataaatgtaatttaggATCTCAAAGATCCATGTGCATTTTTATAGTGTTCAAAAGAGCTAAAAGTTTCGCATAAGGATACTTATACTCTGGATATCGTTAGTAATGCATACTGCATTGCGTGcaaagtgaaatatttatattttttaaattatattcttgtCATCTTTATcaagtacctattatttttatttctctctctctctttctctctcggAATGATCTTTGTAATGTAAACTATTTAGAAATATGTGATCTATTATTCTATTTCTATAGATATGTGAGTAGGAAgtatttttgtctaaacatttaaattgtaatcaaatatatacttacttactgtACTtatt
This DNA window, taken from Plodia interpunctella isolate USDA-ARS_2022_Savannah chromosome 2, ilPloInte3.2, whole genome shotgun sequence, encodes the following:
- the LOC128680599 gene encoding delta and Notch-like epidermal growth factor-related receptor isoform X1 → MNYLSIKDRINMKPYRCLLMVIVLSLFGGCVCELSTVKDEIKSTTSTQATTAFSHKKASVKLLDSTVAPSSATLTTKGNRKTTIVSMASESPTARHSATKVYASTKAVVKSARRQKLNSSSSGVASLLHSGLQERLAGLDCNLPVLPSASRLWRGNETHELNLPVKMAEECAGGGGAGADEDCAPNIVSWEGSTDIQSGDILIVRVADSLLLDTSIQLDINNSSESNSSRDGKRVHHLVQPAVYQVTRQGHEHCDVSDGMLLDITPLDEHGAKLFTLYDKDLTEGVNLLIVVSENWGSKCVRLKVTVKSDNCGDYQDCSGKGVCYTNVSMEGYECQCCPGSMGPHCEERDPCYPSPCLNNGTCVELPRPVNGDNYRCLCPYGNVGKNCEKDPCSLAPCMNGGSCMSISINGTSSFHCACGQGWAGARCELSIAAGACASNPCEKGICIEQQDEEIEGKEYRCFCEPGYTGERCELEYNECESSPCEHGGTCSDRVAGFECACTRGYTGNTCQLKVDLCSPNPCSERQFCVDRGNNYDCQCPHGYVGEECHIPSRSACDTSPCAHGGTCWSDMDSFYCSCRPGYTGKLCEEDFILESVVGGETGMEERRGGGSVREMRLPLGLYHDRLHNVYIAAGTLGAAIAIVGVVVTACHCRVNKTYSRLLSRLSRVTEAGPPHHWLQDKRAPPSTAPFPLPSATLDTTDMYYTLDFSDSQSSPLIQ
- the LOC128680599 gene encoding delta and Notch-like epidermal growth factor-related receptor isoform X2 — protein: MNYLSIKDRINMKPYRCLLMVIVLSLFGGCVCELSTVKDEIKSTTSTQATTAFSHKKASVKLLDSTVAPSSATLTTKGNRKTTIVSMASESPTARHSATKVYASTKAVVKSARRQKLNSSSSGVASLLHSGLQERLAGLDCNLPVLPSASRLWRGNETHELNLPVKECAGGGGAGADEDCAPNIVSWEGSTDIQSGDILIVRVADSLLLDTSIQLDINNSSESNSSRDGKRVHHLVQPAVYQVTRQGHEHCDVSDGMLLDITPLDEHGAKLFTLYDKDLTEGVNLLIVVSENWGSKCVRLKVTVKSDNCGDYQDCSGKGVCYTNVSMEGYECQCCPGSMGPHCEERDPCYPSPCLNNGTCVELPRPVNGDNYRCLCPYGNVGKNCEKDPCSLAPCMNGGSCMSISINGTSSFHCACGQGWAGARCELSIAAGACASNPCEKGICIEQQDEEIEGKEYRCFCEPGYTGERCELEYNECESSPCEHGGTCSDRVAGFECACTRGYTGNTCQLKVDLCSPNPCSERQFCVDRGNNYDCQCPHGYVGEECHIPSRSACDTSPCAHGGTCWSDMDSFYCSCRPGYTGKLCEEDFILESVVGGETGMEERRGGGSVREMRLPLGLYHDRLHNVYIAAGTLGAAIAIVGVVVTACHCRVNKTYSRLLSRLSRVTEAGPPHHWLQDKRAPPSTAPFPLPSATLDTTDMYYTLDFSDSQSSPLIQ